The following nucleotide sequence is from Methanolinea sp..
TCCTCTACATCCCGGTGGTCATCAGCGCCTACCGTTATCCGAAACGCGGGCTTATCCTTGCCGGGTGTATCAGCGGGGCCTATGCCCTAATGGTCGTTGCGGTTGTGGGAATGGCATCGCTGACCGTTGCCGAGGCGCTCATACGTGCCATGGTGGTCATCATCATCGGCGAGCTGGTTGCCCTCCTCACCCTTCGCCTGCGCACCCAGGAGCGCCTTTACCAGGGCCTCTTTGACAATTCAGAGGCGGGAAGCATTCTCATCCGGAATGAGGGAGGAACCTGGAAGGTTGAAGAGGCAAACTGGAATGCCGCAGCCCTGCTAAAGAGGGACCCTGCAGACCTCCGGGGTCAGCCCCTGACCACGTTCTGGAGCAGGCAGGAAGGGGAGGACATCCTCTCGCTCTTCTCCCGGCAGGGAAGAGTGTATGCCGTGGAGACCACGCTTTCGGCCGCTGATGGCGATGAGCAAAGAGTGCTTATCTCCATAGCGCGTATCCCCGAGAACCAGGCTGTTCTCACCTTTGTGGATATCACGAGGCGGGTTGCTGCCGAACAGGCACTCAAGAATGCCCGCGACAAGTTGCACCTCCTTTCCCGCATCTCCGGGGATCACCTCCACCGCACGGTCAAGGAGATGATCGAGATCCTCGATGCACCTGGGGCAGAAAGTATGGCGGCAGCACCAGCCGGGGTCCTGCCCCGGATCAGGGCTCTGGCCGGGACCCTGGCCCGCCACCTCTCCCTGACGGAGACGTACCAGGAACTCGGGACCCGGCCGCCCCAGTGGATCCCGGTTCAGAAAGCTCTCGAGTCCCTGGAACCGGCAGGGAAGAAAGGGGAGGTCTCTCTCCGGTTCTGGGTAGAGCGGCTCGAAGTCTATGCCGATCCACTCTTCCGGGATGTCCTCGGCCATGTGGTGGGTAATGCCTTCCGGCATGGAGGATCGCTTCAGAATATCCTGGTCACCTACCAGCGGATGGACGGAGGCCTTACGCTGATGATCGAAGATGATGGCGCCGGTATCCCTGCCGCCATGAAGGATACCATCTTCGAATACGACTCCGGGGGCCATGGCGGCCTTGGCCTCTTCATCTGTCGCCAGATCCTCGGTGTTACCGGGATGACCATGACCGAGATCGGAACAGAGGGGGCCGGTGCCCGGTTCGCTATCCACATCCCGGAAGGAAACTTCCGCATCGAAGGTGTTGGGGATGCGCCGCCATTCCCGGCCGGGGAGGCAGGCCGCGGCGCCCGCCTTTCAGGGGACGTCACTGTGCGGGAACTCACCTCTGCCGAGTTCACGGTTGCGGATGCCCTCTGGGTCGATTACCACTCCACTACCGGGAACCCGGCATCTGATCGGATCTTTGCAGCATTTATCAATGGGAATGCCGTATCGCTTGCCCGGTGCCGGAGGCACCCCGACGGCCTGGAAGTGGACGGGATTTTCACTCCTGAACGGCACCGTGGTCACGGGTATGCCAATGCCGCAGTCCAGGGACTTGTCGAGGCCTGCGGCCACGATCCCCTGTATATGCACTCCCTCAGGAATCTCACCGGGTTCTATGCCCGTTACGGGTTCGTGGCAATCCCGGAGGGAGCGCTCCCTCCTACCATACGGGAACGGTTCGCATGGGCACAGGGTGAGATGGAGCAAGCCAATGTCGCACCCATGATGCGGGAGCCAACCTGACAGAAAGTGCAATCCATATCCTCTTCTCTTGCCCTGGCCGGGGGTGGTGGATACCAGGATGGCTTATGAAATCCCTCTTCCTGGGCCGCCACAGGAATCCGATCCGGGTGTACAGCGCCAAGGGTTATATCCTGCAGGATCGATGGATCATCGTAGTGCCTATGAGTGACTCTATTATATTTTCCCGGGTATCCATCAGAAAGCCTGACGATGTGAACGTCATCCTCGGTCAGTCCCACTTCATCAAGACTGCAGAAGACCTCTACGAGGTGCTGACAGGGTCCGTTCCCGGCGCAAAATTCGGCCTTGCCTTCTGCGAGGCGTCCGCTGACCGCCTGGTGCGGGTGGAGGGGACCGCGGACGATTTGGCAGAACTCGCG
It contains:
- a CDS encoding PAS domain-containing protein — translated: MQNVLSAIPLDKMGEFIMLSSKTRGNSCFIHEVRFSAGTLNQRVCPGKESPSERFENHYIPVPAPFLYGTALGETGAKVRLEECRCAANDWRSGGAFAVKVPNLLRGRNALWNSAIVGSTVVALGVNLAGLLTGITIIIPHLLYIPVVISAYRYPKRGLILAGCISGAYALMVVAVVGMASLTVAEALIRAMVVIIIGELVALLTLRLRTQERLYQGLFDNSEAGSILIRNEGGTWKVEEANWNAAALLKRDPADLRGQPLTTFWSRQEGEDILSLFSRQGRVYAVETTLSAADGDEQRVLISIARIPENQAVLTFVDITRRVAAEQALKNARDKLHLLSRISGDHLHRTVKEMIEILDAPGAESMAAAPAGVLPRIRALAGTLARHLSLTETYQELGTRPPQWIPVQKALESLEPAGKKGEVSLRFWVERLEVYADPLFRDVLGHVVGNAFRHGGSLQNILVTYQRMDGGLTLMIEDDGAGIPAAMKDTIFEYDSGGHGGLGLFICRQILGVTGMTMTEIGTEGAGARFAIHIPEGNFRIEGVGDAPPFPAGEAGRGARLSGDVTVRELTSAEFTVADALWVDYHSTTGNPASDRIFAAFINGNAVSLARCRRHPDGLEVDGIFTPERHRGHGYANAAVQGLVEACGHDPLYMHSLRNLTGFYARYGFVAIPEGALPPTIRERFAWAQGEMEQANVAPMMREPT